The following proteins are encoded in a genomic region of Brachypodium distachyon strain Bd21 chromosome 1, Brachypodium_distachyon_v3.0, whole genome shotgun sequence:
- the LOC100846892 gene encoding probable galacturonosyltransferase-like 9 — protein sequence MMAGAVALLFLATAAAVLVSGGEAGAEALPRFAEAPEYRNGEGCPAAAAGVCDPGLVHIAMTLDAHYLRGSMAAIYSLLKHASCPESLFFHFMAAAPGDAELRRAVAASFPSLRFEIYPFRAEAVAGLISASVRAALEAPLNYARNHLADLLPPCVPRAIYLDSDVLAADDVRRLWETRLPAAAVVAAPEYCHANFSRYFTPAFWSDPELGARVFADRRRPPCYFNTGVMVIDLRRWRAGNYRRRIERWMEIQKDKRIYELGSLPPFLLVFAGEVEAVDLRWNQHGLGGDNVHGSCRPLHDGPVSLMHWSGKGKPWDRLDAGRPCPLDHTWKSYDLYIGGDGSSAATPASGPALSSW from the coding sequence atgatggccgGGGCAGTGGCGCTGCTCTTcttggccacggcggcggcggtgctcgtCTCCGGCGGtgaggcgggggcggaggcgcTGCCGAGGTTCGCGGAGGCGCCGGAGTACCGGAACGGGGAAGGGtgccccgcggcggcggcgggggtgtgCGACCCGGGCTTGGTCCACATCGCCATGACGCTGGACGCGCACTACCTGCGGGGCTCCATGGCGGCCATCTACTCGCTGCTCAAGCACGCCTCCTGCCCGGAGTCGCTCTTCTTCCACTTCATGGCGGCCGCGCCCGGGGACGCCGAACTGCGGCGCGCCGTGGCGGCGTCGTTCCCATCCCTGCGGTTCGAGATCTACCCGTTCCGCGCCGAGGCCGTGGCCGGGCTCATCTCCGCGTCCGTGCGCGCCGCGCTCGAGGCGCCGCTCAACTACGCGCGGAACCACCTCGCCGACCTGCTCCCGCCCTGCGTGCCGCGGGCGATCTACCTCGACTCCGACGTGCTAGCCGCCGACGACGTGCGGCGACTCTGGGAGACCCgcctgccggccgccgccgtcgtcgccgcgccCGAGTACTGCCACGCCAACTTCTCCCGCTACTTCACGCCGGCCTTTTGGTCCGACCCTGAGCTCGGCGCGCGTGTCTTCGCTGACCGCCGTCGCCCGCCTTGCTACTTCAACACCGGCGTCATGGTCATAGACCTCCGCCGCTGGCGAGCCGGCAACTACCGCCGCCGCATCGAGCGATGGATggagatccagaaggacaagCGCATCTATGAGCTGGGCTCGCTGCCCCCGTTCTTGCTGGTCTTCGCTGGCGAGGTGGAGGCTGTCGACCTCCGCTGGAACCAGCATGGCCTCGGCGGCGACAACGTGCACGGCAGCTGCCGCCCGCTCCACGACGGCCCCGTCAGCCTTATGCATTGGTCAGGCAAGGGCAAGCCCTGGGACCGCCTGGACGCCGGCAGGCCCTGCCCGCTAGACCACACTTGGAAGTCCTACGACCTCTACATCGGCGGAGATGGCAGCAGTGCTGCCACGCCGGCCTCCGGGCCAGCATTGTCTTCTTGGTAG
- the LOC100846583 gene encoding pyrophosphate--fructose 6-phosphate 1-phosphotransferase subunit beta 1, translating into MAAAAVASNGGAANAPAPGRLASVYSEVQTSRLTHMLPLPSVLRSHFTLADGPASSAAGNPDEIAKLFPNLYGQPSASVVPSAEPVPAKPLKIGVVLSGGQAPGGHNVICGIFDYLQERVKGSTMYGFKGGPAGVMKGKYVELTSDFVYPYRNQGGFDMICSGRDKIETPEQFKQAEDTVNRLDLDGLVVIGGDDSNTNACLLGEYFRGRNLKTRVIGCPKTIDGDLKSKEVPTSFGFDTACKIYSEMIGNVMTDARSTGKYYHFVRLMGRAASHITLECALQTHPNVALIGEEVAEKKETLKNVTDYITDIICKRAELGYNYGVILIPEGLIDFIPEVQKLIAELNEILAHDVVDEAGAWKSKLQPESRQLFDFLPKTIQEQLLLERDPHGNVQVAKIETEKMLIAMVETELEKRKAAGKYSADFRGQSHFFGYEGRCGLPTNFDSSYCYALGYGAGALLQFGKTGLISSVGNLAAPVEEWTVGGTALTALMDVERRHGKFKPVIKKAMVELDAAPFKKFASMRDEWALKNRYISPGPIQFSGPGSYASNHTLMLELGAQI; encoded by the exons atggcggcggctgcggtggCCTCCAACGGAGGCGCGGCGAACGCGCCGGCGCCCGGGCGCCTCGCGTCGGTGTACAGCGAGGTGCAGACGAGCCGCCTCACGCACATGCTGCCCCTGCCCTCCGTCCTCCGCTCCCACTTCACGCTCGCCGACGGGCCAgccagctccgccgccggcaaccCTG ATGAGATCGCCAAGCTCTTCCCTAACCTCTACGGGCAGCCGTCGGCGTCTGTGGTGCCGTCGGCCGAGCCGGTGCCAGCCAAGCCACTCAAGATCGGTGTCGTGCTCTCTGGCGGTCAAGCGCCAGGCGGCCACAATGTGATCTGCGGCATCTTTG ATTACCTACAGGAGCGTGTGAAAGGCAGCACCATGTATGGATTCAAGGGTGGCCCAGCTGGTGTCATGAAGGGCAAGTACGTCGAGCTTACTTCTGATTTCGTGTATCCCTACAGGAACCAG GGTGGATTTGATATGATCTGCAGTGGAAGGGACAAGATTGAAACACCAGAGCAG TTCAAGCAAGCTGAAGATACAGTCAACAGACTTGATTTGGATGGACTAGTTGTCATTGGTGGTGATGATTCAAACACTAACGCATGCCTCCTCGGTGAATACTTCAG GGGAAGGAACTTGAAGACTCGTGTTATTGGTTGCCCAAAGACTATCGATGGAGATCTTAAAAGCAAGGAGGTCCCAACAAGCTTTGGATTTGACACTGCTTGCAAG aTATACTCTGAAATGATTGGCAATGTCATGACTGATGCACGATCAACGGGCAAATACTACCACT TTGTGAGGCTTATGGGCCGTGCTGCTTCCCACATTACTTTAGAGTGTGCTctgcaaacacaccctaatgTTGCACTCATCGGCGAGGAG GTCGCTGAGAAGAAGGAAACACTAAAGAATGTCACAGACTATATTACTGATATTATCTGCAAGCGTGCAGAACTTGGTTACAACTACGGTGTTATCCTTATCCCAGAGGGCCTCATTGATTTCATCCCAGAG GTCCAAAAACTCATTGCAGAATTGAATGAAATTTTGGCACATGATGTTGTTGACGAGGCAGGGGCTTGGAAAAGCAAGCTTCAACCAGAATCTAGGCAACTCTTTGACTTCTTGCCCAAAACCATTCAGGAGCAACTCTTGCTTGAAAGAGATCCACATGGCAATGTTCAG gTTGCCAAAATTGAAACTGAGAAGATGCTCATTGCCATGGTTGAAACTGAATTGGAGAAGAGAAAAGCTGCGGGGAAGTACTCCGCAGACTTCAGGGGCCAGTCTCACTTCTTTGG ATACGAAGGAAGATGTGGCCTTCCTACTAATTTTGATTCTAGCTACTGCTATGCATTGGGCTATGGTGCTGGAGCTCTTCTCCAGTTTGGAAAGACAGGACTTATTTCATCA GTTGGTAACCTCGCTGCTCCTGTGGAGGAATGGACTGTTGGAGGAACTGCATTGACAGCGTTGATGGATGTTGAGAGGAGGCATG GCAAGTTCAAACCAGTGATTAAGAAGGCCATGGTGGAACTCGATG CCGCGCCTTTCAAGAAGTTTGCTTCGATGCGTGATGAGTGGGCCCTTAAGAACCGATACATCAGCCCTG GCCCCATCCAGTTCAGTGGCCCCGGGAGCTATGCGTCGAACCACACCTTGATGTTGGAGCTTGGTGCTCAGATATAG